The following proteins are encoded in a genomic region of Nitrospiraceae bacterium:
- a CDS encoding efflux RND transporter periplasmic adaptor subunit: MMTSSIRRPLRAGVCVLVCVGLPFAIGCKKDADSSPVKLAPQVEVVTVEPQTVPDEPEFIGQAEASRIVEVRPQVTGIIKERFFSEGRDVKKGDRLYQIDPIPFKAAEISARGRVSQAEARLVQAKQNLARVKPLLVEQAVSQKDVDDAVAEELAAKAALEAANGDLVKAKFDLDNTLIIAPIDGLIERTRYYEGRLVTAQTDLLTVIHQVDPMYVIVSAPESFLLKRRRDIIAQRIQHPGIYQLTGNITFVDGSTYSHEGVLDFADVGLRAETGSRQARVVFPNPDRVLLPGQFVTVRFHGVSKPNVILVPQRAVQQGPTGPVVYVVAEGDKVEVRDVKATTWQGDRWLIEDGLHSGERVMIDGFQRVMPGAQVKPVTVPNSATGTQPPSLAEGKAEQTP; encoded by the coding sequence ATGATGACTTCTTCCATAAGACGACCACTCAGAGCGGGTGTCTGTGTCCTGGTTTGTGTCGGATTGCCGTTTGCCATTGGCTGTAAGAAGGACGCGGACTCTTCCCCGGTGAAGCTGGCGCCGCAGGTCGAAGTCGTGACGGTCGAGCCGCAAACGGTGCCTGACGAGCCTGAATTCATCGGACAGGCGGAGGCGTCTAGGATTGTTGAGGTCCGTCCGCAGGTGACCGGGATTATCAAAGAGCGCTTCTTTTCCGAGGGGCGCGACGTCAAGAAGGGCGACCGCCTCTATCAGATCGACCCGATCCCTTTCAAGGCGGCCGAAATCAGCGCAAGAGGGAGAGTGTCTCAAGCCGAGGCTCGGCTGGTCCAGGCCAAGCAGAATCTCGCTCGCGTGAAACCGCTGCTGGTGGAACAGGCGGTGAGCCAAAAGGATGTTGATGATGCAGTCGCGGAGGAATTGGCCGCGAAAGCGGCGCTAGAGGCGGCGAACGGAGATCTGGTCAAGGCAAAGTTCGACCTCGACAATACACTCATCATAGCCCCGATCGACGGTCTGATCGAACGGACGCGCTACTACGAGGGACGGTTGGTGACGGCGCAGACGGATCTGCTGACCGTCATTCATCAAGTGGATCCGATGTACGTGATCGTGAGCGCACCGGAAAGCTTTCTCTTGAAACGGAGGCGGGACATCATCGCCCAGCGGATCCAGCACCCAGGGATCTATCAATTGACGGGCAACATTACGTTTGTAGATGGCTCCACCTATTCACACGAAGGCGTCCTCGATTTCGCCGATGTGGGACTGCGGGCCGAGACAGGTTCGCGGCAGGCGCGCGTCGTCTTCCCGAATCCCGACCGCGTCTTGCTGCCCGGGCAATTCGTGACCGTTCGGTTTCACGGCGTGTCAAAACCGAACGTCATCCTGGTCCCGCAGCGCGCAGTACAGCAGGGGCCGACGGGGCCGGTCGTGTACGTCGTTGCCGAAGGCGACAAGGTCGAGGTCCGGGACGTCAAGGCGACCACTTGGCAAGGAGATCGCTGGCTCATCGAGGACGGACTCCACTCGGGCGAACGAGTCATGATCGACGGGTTCCAACGAGTGATGCCGGGTGCGCAGGTCAAGCCCGTGACCGTGCCGAACTCAGCGACGGGGACGCAACCTCCGTCGCTGGCCGAAGGCAAGGCTGAGCAAACTCCATGA